Proteins from one Lacrimispora sphenoides genomic window:
- a CDS encoding phage tail tape measure protein has product MADNKQYKLAIEIAGMIDRSLGEACNLTKKQLKAVAKEAAATSNESVSFTDAMGKAGSGIDGLWNGATTAVKTTAEALLAAGAAAGVAGGLIIHVGSDFESAFAGVKKTVDATDQQLADLEEGLREMAKNKPQTAVELAEIAEAAGQLGIHTENIEEFTNVMADLKVATNLGDVGASQFAKFANITGMAQDKFDRLGSSVVDLGNHMATTELDIVSMAMRLAGAGTQVKMNEADIMGFAAALSSVGIEAEMGGSAMSKMMIEMQLAVETGLDAWGPLEEALARTGRTTEQAENAVAKGGSALKNFAAATGQNSKQLRESVKEAQKSAGSLQDFADVANMTSEEFAAAFKDNAAKAMGAFISGLNDTERLGQSAIVTLDSMDIKEVRLRDTLLRAANASGLFNESIDMANRAFEENTALTKEADQRYATFESRLDMVKNRVTDMGITLYQDFRDPLSDVLDVALEFTEEADLFDPAYIDGMAKNFQKNIPTVIRQIGEAKDAVVDFAGPFIELGDWMIENPDVVAGTLVGIGTAIASLKLAQTITNVTDSIKGLYFAMASNPVTAAIGLAALAGGAIVGISTKVKMANAELRKQRLDESFGTISLSLSELDEVTERILDTGNRKNINSFIDQMGKIADISRTLRQQEESLKKINWKISMGMDLTDSDLKSYESTIYQYIESSISAVEQEHYAATIAVKTLFKGEGGEDIITSLDEFYRGVEDEVKVAGNTLGEAYRVAMEDEIITPMEQKRIDQLINNFTDLKNQVMEAESQAEWQILKGEILDGSQLTRESYENLSKRANDQAQKDKETYLRSYGKALTANNLKLDKTLSDPTISREEKDKAITDAENNELKQKEAHQKRNAEVEKKITDLQLEAVSGALSKRINENKNELIDYLSFSGNVANALIDMLNIQDFNDLTKGELQGQWEELKPKLGDLLILKKEYEDRGKEIPESLAKGIRDAATAGVLEGDVNALWVLLEATTNGAEYQRLVEGMGKYGINITEEVAKGIINGKYKVDEGIRLLYDHAQTQLESKFGHMTVYGEVDFNWEVGSVATRQSSTSNPNAGRNNNNSIREVFEPHAEGGIFSTPHLGLVAEAGWPEAIIPLDGSSHAVSIWQKAGEALGVLGGGSQSGGGNGNSFGGNNDNSESKIVYAPVISVPASSEEMVKKILSDDYQRFERFMRQYEKDLKRLAF; this is encoded by the coding sequence GTGGCAGATAATAAACAGTACAAGCTGGCGATAGAAATTGCTGGAATGATTGATCGGTCATTGGGCGAGGCCTGTAACCTCACTAAGAAACAACTCAAAGCAGTTGCAAAAGAAGCAGCGGCAACGAGCAATGAAAGCGTAAGCTTTACAGATGCCATGGGAAAGGCTGGAAGCGGAATTGACGGGCTTTGGAATGGTGCAACTACAGCAGTGAAAACCACAGCAGAAGCATTACTGGCAGCAGGTGCAGCAGCAGGCGTGGCAGGTGGACTGATTATCCATGTTGGTTCTGACTTTGAATCTGCTTTTGCCGGAGTTAAAAAGACGGTAGATGCTACAGATCAGCAATTAGCTGACTTAGAAGAAGGCCTTAGAGAGATGGCAAAAAACAAGCCGCAGACAGCAGTAGAACTGGCAGAGATTGCAGAAGCTGCCGGACAGCTTGGAATACATACGGAAAATATTGAAGAGTTTACGAATGTTATGGCTGATTTAAAGGTAGCCACAAACCTTGGAGATGTAGGTGCCTCACAATTTGCAAAGTTCGCAAACATCACAGGCATGGCCCAGGACAAGTTTGACAGATTGGGAAGTTCTGTTGTTGATTTGGGCAATCACATGGCTACAACAGAGTTGGATATCGTTAGTATGGCGATGCGTCTTGCTGGTGCCGGTACGCAGGTAAAAATGAATGAGGCAGATATAATGGGTTTTGCTGCCGCATTATCCAGCGTTGGTATAGAGGCAGAAATGGGCGGATCTGCTATGTCCAAGATGATGATTGAGATGCAGCTTGCAGTTGAAACAGGACTAGATGCATGGGGACCTTTGGAAGAAGCTTTGGCAAGGACGGGACGCACAACAGAGCAGGCAGAAAACGCTGTAGCAAAAGGCGGGAGCGCATTAAAAAATTTTGCAGCAGCTACAGGACAAAATAGCAAGCAATTAAGGGAATCAGTGAAAGAAGCTCAAAAATCCGCAGGTAGCCTACAAGACTTTGCGGATGTGGCAAATATGACATCAGAAGAATTTGCTGCGGCTTTTAAAGATAACGCAGCAAAAGCTATGGGGGCCTTTATTTCTGGCTTAAACGATACTGAAAGATTGGGGCAGTCTGCAATTGTTACATTGGATTCAATGGATATTAAAGAGGTCAGGTTGAGAGATACCTTATTAAGGGCGGCGAATGCAAGCGGCCTCTTTAATGAATCTATCGACATGGCCAATAGGGCATTTGAGGAAAATACTGCACTCACAAAAGAAGCTGACCAAAGATACGCAACATTTGAAAGCCGCCTTGACATGGTAAAGAACCGGGTAACGGATATGGGAATCACCCTGTATCAGGATTTTAGAGATCCATTGTCAGATGTTTTGGATGTGGCTCTGGAATTTACCGAAGAAGCAGATCTATTTGATCCGGCCTATATTGATGGCATGGCTAAAAATTTTCAGAAGAACATTCCAACAGTTATCAGGCAAATTGGTGAGGCAAAGGATGCGGTTGTAGACTTTGCAGGTCCATTTATAGAACTTGGGGATTGGATGATCGAAAATCCAGATGTGGTTGCGGGAACCCTTGTGGGAATTGGGACAGCGATTGCTTCATTAAAGTTGGCCCAGACAATCACCAATGTTACAGATTCTATCAAAGGATTATATTTTGCCATGGCAAGCAATCCGGTCACAGCGGCAATAGGACTAGCGGCTTTGGCTGGTGGAGCAATCGTGGGAATATCTACAAAGGTTAAAATGGCGAATGCAGAATTAAGGAAACAGCGCCTAGATGAATCTTTTGGAACAATTTCGCTTTCTTTAAGCGAATTAGATGAAGTTACAGAACGAATCCTTGATACTGGAAACAGAAAAAATATCAATTCATTTATCGATCAAATGGGTAAAATCGCTGATATCTCAAGAACGTTGCGACAACAAGAAGAGTCATTAAAAAAAATCAATTGGAAGATATCAATGGGAATGGACCTAACGGACTCAGATCTAAAAAGTTATGAATCAACGATATATCAATACATTGAATCGTCTATAAGTGCAGTTGAACAGGAACACTATGCTGCGACCATTGCAGTAAAGACTTTGTTCAAAGGTGAGGGCGGGGAAGATATTATTACCAGCCTTGATGAATTTTATAGAGGTGTGGAAGATGAAGTAAAAGTAGCGGGCAATACATTGGGAGAAGCATACAGAGTTGCTATGGAAGATGAAATCATCACTCCGATGGAGCAGAAGAGAATTGACCAGCTGATAAATAACTTTACAGATCTTAAAAACCAGGTAATGGAAGCTGAATCTCAGGCAGAATGGCAAATTTTAAAAGGTGAAATCTTAGACGGATCGCAGCTTACTAGAGAATCATATGAAAATTTGTCAAAAAGAGCAAATGATCAAGCCCAAAAAGATAAAGAGACTTATCTGCGGTCATACGGAAAAGCTCTTACGGCAAACAATTTGAAACTAGATAAGACATTGTCAGACCCAACCATTTCGAGGGAAGAAAAAGATAAGGCTATAACCGATGCGGAAAACAATGAGCTGAAACAAAAAGAAGCACACCAAAAAAGAAATGCTGAAGTTGAGAAAAAGATCACTGACCTACAACTAGAAGCAGTATCTGGTGCACTCTCAAAGAGGATAAATGAAAACAAGAATGAATTAATTGATTACCTTTCTTTTTCGGGAAATGTAGCAAATGCATTAATTGATATGCTAAATATCCAAGATTTCAATGATCTGACAAAGGGAGAACTTCAAGGCCAATGGGAAGAATTAAAACCGAAACTTGGCGATCTTCTTATACTTAAAAAGGAATACGAGGATAGAGGGAAAGAAATACCGGAATCGTTGGCAAAAGGAATCAGAGATGCAGCAACGGCAGGAGTCCTGGAAGGTGACGTAAACGCTCTATGGGTATTACTAGAAGCAACTACAAACGGTGCTGAGTATCAGCGCCTTGTAGAGGGGATGGGGAAGTATGGAATTAATATCACGGAAGAAGTTGCAAAAGGGATAATAAACGGTAAATATAAAGTTGATGAGGGCATTAGATTACTTTATGATCATGCGCAAACGCAGCTTGAAAGTAAATTTGGACATATGACGGTTTATGGAGAGGTGGATTTTAATTGGGAAGTCGGAAGCGTGGCAACAAGACAGTCCTCCACATCGAATCCAAACGCCGGAAGAAATAATAATAACAGTATCAGAGAAGTGTTTGAGCCTCATGCAGAGGGAGGTATTTTTAGTACTCCTCATTTGGGCCTTGTTGCAGAAGCAGGCTGGCCGGAAGCAATTATACCTCTTGACGGATCATCTCATGCTGTATCAATCTGGCAAAAAGCTGGTGAGGCCCTTGGAGTACTTGGAGGCGGCTCACAATCAGGAGGAGGAAATGGCAATTCTTTTGGTGGTAATAATGACAATAGCGAAAGCAAAATAGTTTATGCCCCTGTTATCAGTGTTCCTGCTTCATCAGAGGAAATGGTTAAAAAAATATTAAGTGATGATTATCAAAGGTTTGAGCGCTTTATGAGACAATATGAGAAAGATCTGAAACGCTTGGCATTTTAA
- a CDS encoding tail protein X: MDKTYTTISGQTWDQIAYEVYGNEHYCDKLMDANRDKLQYFVFPDGIVLKLPSIESMVQTSVSSDYPTWRAMLNG; the protein is encoded by the coding sequence ATGGATAAGACATACACTACTATTAGCGGGCAAACCTGGGACCAGATCGCCTATGAAGTCTATGGCAATGAACATTATTGCGATAAGCTTATGGATGCCAATCGGGATAAACTTCAATATTTTGTATTTCCGGATGGGATCGTACTTAAACTTCCAAGCATTGAAAGCATGGTACAGACATCCGTTTCAAGCGACTATCCTACATGGAGGGCGATGTTAAATGGATAA
- a CDS encoding phage late control D family protein: MDKARHASCEVLYDGKEIGLSDKLESLSYTDNSSGVSDEIILTFSGRDADWLKDDFYPEKGHDLDVTIWLHNWKNNGDLLKYHCGNFLLDDLTYSGSPRQCVIKGVSVPAAQSFQVDPISKTWKKVTLKQIAQEMMSKYGMSDLYYWGSEPVIDSIEQNAQTDSAFLYDICQKQGMFLKIYKKALVIFDKALYEPRGITAYFTESDFDGNWEWNSTLHGTYTGATISYTIPRPTKGYKKGDKAQVIDITVGQGQRILHINEKAENEGEAQRIAKAKVNEENEKAVTFAFAAMGDPNVVATCNIEIYGMGRCNGKYFVNKVIHQVSGGNGYSMNVSAYRIFDRL; the protein is encoded by the coding sequence ATGGATAAAGCAAGACATGCAAGTTGTGAAGTATTATACGATGGGAAAGAAATAGGCTTATCCGATAAATTGGAAAGCTTAAGCTATACTGACAATTCTTCCGGAGTATCAGATGAAATTATCCTTACTTTCAGCGGAAGGGATGCTGACTGGCTTAAAGATGACTTTTATCCGGAAAAGGGACATGATCTTGATGTTACAATCTGGCTACATAATTGGAAGAACAATGGTGATTTATTGAAATATCATTGTGGAAACTTCCTACTCGATGATCTAACATATTCAGGAAGTCCACGCCAGTGCGTGATAAAGGGAGTATCTGTACCAGCAGCACAATCTTTCCAGGTTGATCCCATATCAAAGACTTGGAAAAAGGTCACTCTTAAGCAAATAGCGCAGGAAATGATGAGTAAATACGGCATGAGCGATTTGTATTACTGGGGATCTGAGCCGGTGATTGATTCAATAGAGCAGAACGCACAGACTGACAGTGCCTTTTTATATGATATATGCCAGAAGCAGGGCATGTTTCTTAAAATATATAAAAAGGCACTGGTTATATTTGATAAAGCTTTATATGAACCCAGGGGAATTACAGCATACTTCACAGAATCTGATTTTGATGGAAATTGGGAATGGAATAGCACCCTGCATGGAACTTACACAGGTGCTACCATATCATACACAATTCCAAGGCCTACAAAGGGGTATAAAAAAGGAGACAAGGCACAAGTAATCGACATTACAGTGGGGCAAGGACAAAGGATTCTTCATATCAATGAAAAGGCAGAAAATGAGGGTGAAGCGCAGAGGATTGCAAAGGCAAAGGTAAATGAGGAAAATGAAAAAGCAGTTACCTTTGCCTTTGCTGCCATGGGGGATCCTAATGTGGTGGCCACATGCAATATTGAAATATACGGCATGGGCCGATGTAATGGAAAGTATTTTGTGAATAAGGTTATACACCAGGTATCAGGCGGAAACGGATACTCCATGAACGTATCAGCCTACCGCATTTTTGATCGGCTATAG
- a CDS encoding phage tail protein yields MATIGNWGSVIKFQTSDKRILTIDKLKYNFSARISKHNMINGWPIVEFVGPDLQTTTFTVELNAMLGVRPKVIEDKLWYSLAEGVVAPLVIGGRNVCSRAMLTSIGSAYNIILKKGEIMSMTIDLTMIASYR; encoded by the coding sequence ATGGCAACGATAGGAAATTGGGGAAGCGTCATTAAATTCCAGACAAGTGACAAAAGGATCCTTACCATTGATAAATTAAAATATAACTTTTCTGCCAGGATCAGCAAGCATAATATGATAAACGGTTGGCCAATTGTAGAGTTTGTAGGTCCGGATCTACAAACCACTACATTTACAGTAGAATTAAATGCCATGCTGGGTGTAAGACCTAAAGTAATTGAAGATAAACTATGGTATAGCCTTGCTGAAGGGGTGGTAGCACCTTTGGTAATCGGGGGAAGGAATGTATGCAGCAGGGCCATGCTAACAAGTATAGGCAGTGCTTACAATATTATTTTAAAAAAAGGTGAAATCATGTCAATGACAATTGATCTGACAATGATAGCATCGTATCGATAA
- a CDS encoding GPW/gp25 family protein, with protein MQLNLIGNDDISEMEDISRCINNILSIPSGSIPLARGLGTSWTNISKIPPDLENDIATEIIEKVEKYEPRISVAEVTLEYDESGTVNANIVLRKGDRYGQFKRDR; from the coding sequence GTGCAATTAAACTTAATAGGCAATGATGATATATCAGAGATGGAAGATATATCAAGATGTATCAACAACATTTTAAGTATTCCATCCGGTTCAATCCCACTTGCCAGAGGACTTGGAACAAGTTGGACGAACATTTCTAAGATTCCACCAGACCTGGAAAACGATATTGCTACAGAAATCATAGAAAAAGTAGAAAAATATGAGCCTAGGATTTCAGTTGCGGAAGTTACTCTGGAATATGATGAAAGCGGAACGGTGAACGCAAATATCGTCCTGCGGAAAGGGGATAGATATGGGCAATTTAAACGTGATAGATGA
- a CDS encoding baseplate assembly protein: protein MGNLNVIDEYPDISFIDSYTISRLENDMISWFKEKKKELTGEEVVLAPADDRRIILQTAAYFIFQGYMFSDDAGKMGLLKYSRGEFLENLGALKHIYRKKATGATTTIRFTVKEARGTTTGIPKGIRVTAGDGVYFTTNEYCEILAGETFVDIGATCNALGSAGNNYDIGDLAIIVDSVPFVDSARNITKPENGADVESDDSLRERIYIAPASYSAAGTEAAYEYHIREFNSNISDIKVTSPEPCVVRIRYLLEEGAIPGIESINELKEYLEEPTIKPLTDLIEVMAPQLVHYDLIAKYYINQSDKNRAESIQQKVSNIINEYIIWQRSKMGRDINPNELTKRVLAAGAKRIEIETPEFGLVDIESVAYLGTSSVTYGGLEDD from the coding sequence ATGGGCAATTTAAACGTGATAGATGAATATCCGGATATTAGTTTCATTGACAGTTACACAATATCAAGATTGGAAAATGATATGATTTCTTGGTTCAAGGAAAAAAAGAAGGAGCTGACGGGAGAAGAGGTTGTACTTGCGCCTGCAGATGACCGGAGAATTATTCTACAAACAGCGGCTTATTTCATTTTTCAAGGATATATGTTCTCCGATGATGCAGGAAAAATGGGGTTACTAAAGTATAGCCGAGGGGAGTTCCTGGAGAACCTTGGAGCATTAAAACATATCTACAGAAAAAAAGCAACCGGGGCCACAACAACTATCAGATTTACGGTTAAAGAAGCTAGAGGTACAACAACTGGAATACCAAAAGGAATTAGAGTGACCGCTGGAGATGGTGTGTATTTTACAACCAATGAATATTGTGAGATTTTGGCAGGGGAAACTTTCGTAGATATAGGAGCAACGTGTAATGCCTTGGGGAGCGCCGGAAACAATTACGATATCGGGGATCTGGCAATTATTGTGGATTCGGTACCATTTGTGGATTCGGCAAGAAACATTACGAAGCCTGAAAATGGAGCTGATGTTGAAAGTGATGATTCTCTGCGTGAAAGAATCTATATTGCTCCGGCATCTTATTCCGCGGCTGGAACAGAAGCGGCTTATGAATATCATATACGGGAATTTAATTCAAATATTTCAGATATAAAAGTCACAAGTCCAGAACCATGTGTGGTTAGGATAAGATATTTATTAGAAGAAGGAGCGATCCCAGGTATTGAATCAATAAATGAACTAAAGGAATATCTTGAGGAACCAACAATTAAGCCATTGACAGATCTGATTGAGGTAATGGCACCACAATTAGTCCATTATGACTTAATTGCAAAATATTATATCAATCAGAGTGATAAAAACCGTGCTGAATCTATACAGCAAAAGGTTTCAAACATCATAAATGAGTATATCATATGGCAAAGGTCAAAGATGGGAAGGGATATTAATCCAAACGAACTAACCAAGAGAGTCCTGGCAGCAGGAGCAAAAAGAATAGAGATTGAAACACCAGAATTTGGGTTGGTGGACATCGAATCCGTGGCTTATCTTGGAACTTCAAGCGTAACATATGGAGGACTGGAAGATGATTAA
- a CDS encoding phage tail protein I: MIKLSDAELISLLPPFFKENVDIQALSYAIKKGMEKMLAYAGLSSLCANIDGLPDNIVDLLALEFKSQYYDESMDIDVKRDIVKNSIAWYAKGGTVSAVDEMVQTIFGEGEVVEWYEYNGEPGTFYIKTNTELSPDIIKSFNEIVDKVKNIRSHLTNVKISREIKNTCYAAVFNCRIPHIIVK, encoded by the coding sequence ATGATTAAATTATCAGATGCAGAATTAATCTCATTATTGCCTCCATTTTTTAAAGAAAATGTTGATATACAGGCGTTGAGCTATGCAATAAAAAAAGGAATGGAAAAAATGCTTGCTTATGCAGGATTATCATCGCTATGTGCCAATATTGACGGATTACCTGATAATATAGTAGATCTTCTGGCATTGGAGTTTAAAAGTCAATATTATGACGAATCAATGGATATTGATGTTAAGAGGGATATCGTAAAAAACTCTATTGCATGGTATGCAAAAGGGGGTACGGTATCAGCTGTAGATGAGATGGTACAAACCATATTTGGTGAAGGTGAAGTGGTGGAATGGTATGAATATAACGGGGAGCCAGGTACATTTTATATAAAAACTAACACAGAATTATCTCCGGACATAATAAAGAGCTTTAACGAAATCGTTGACAAGGTAAAAAATATAAGATCACACCTTACTAATGTAAAAATTAGTCGTGAGATTAAAAATACGTGTTATGCAGCTGTTTTTAATTGCCGCATACCACACATTATTGTGAAGTAA
- a CDS encoding phage tail-collar fiber domain-containing protein produces the protein MFNKAVITAKGLALDAKIIAGKTNAVFTTIRLGDGTYNGSEDLIAATAMKSVKQTFGISSISITESNTVRLRSVIDNVGIEEGYYISEVGVYAQDPNDGEILYSIALGVKNKMDYQPSEIELEGATSTFDTYTVISNTESATIRMGTGAMASAEDVEELRKEKVDATGGDISETVIENLEPIDTMFPIPNAGEKTKVFFGKLQKSLMDLVAKKSYIFVMEEDIPVEDREKNTWYLMVTDKQTVGTGDNIKISSTMGLNIISKNSEGV, from the coding sequence ATGTTTAATAAAGCTGTCATTACTGCAAAGGGTCTGGCACTTGATGCGAAAATAATAGCTGGAAAAACCAATGCGGTATTTACTACGATCAGACTTGGTGATGGTACATATAACGGGTCCGAGGATTTGATCGCTGCCACGGCTATGAAATCCGTAAAACAGACATTTGGCATAAGCAGTATTTCAATAACAGAAAGTAATACAGTAAGATTACGATCGGTTATTGACAATGTAGGGATTGAAGAAGGCTATTACATAAGTGAGGTCGGGGTTTATGCACAAGATCCTAATGACGGAGAGATTTTGTATAGTATAGCTCTTGGCGTAAAGAACAAAATGGATTATCAGCCATCTGAAATTGAGCTGGAAGGTGCAACAAGCACATTTGACACTTATACAGTGATATCAAATACGGAGTCGGCAACAATCAGAATGGGGACCGGTGCAATGGCATCCGCAGAGGATGTGGAAGAATTGCGAAAGGAAAAGGTGGATGCCACTGGTGGAGATATTTCAGAAACAGTAATTGAAAACTTAGAACCTATTGATACGATGTTTCCTATTCCAAATGCAGGGGAGAAAACAAAGGTTTTCTTTGGGAAGCTTCAAAAAAGCTTAATGGATTTAGTGGCAAAAAAGTCATATATATTTGTGATGGAAGAAGATATACCTGTAGAGGATCGTGAGAAGAATACATGGTATTTAATGGTGACAGATAAACAGACAGTCGGAACTGGTGACAACATTAAGATAAGCTCAACTATGGGATTAAATATTATATCAAAGAACAGTGAGGGTGTATAA